One window of Saprospiraceae bacterium genomic DNA carries:
- a CDS encoding nitroreductase, with protein sequence MNEKFELLTELIHSRRAIFPQNYKPGKISAEILESILENARWAPNHKKTEPWRFVLIENDSLKDLSEFLSNRYKLNTSAENFDPVKFKKAGEKPLQSAAVLAICIQRSPATLIPEWEETAALACAVQNIWLSCTALGIGSYWSSPDAIHHMKEFLSLSENEFCLGLFFMGWSDYEAPVPNRKPLSEILRKMG encoded by the coding sequence ATGAATGAAAAATTTGAACTTTTAACTGAATTGATACATAGCCGCCGGGCGATTTTTCCACAGAATTACAAACCGGGCAAGATCTCAGCTGAAATCCTCGAGTCCATTCTTGAAAATGCCCGTTGGGCGCCCAATCACAAGAAAACAGAGCCCTGGCGCTTTGTTCTGATTGAAAATGACTCATTAAAAGATTTGTCTGAATTTCTTTCGAATCGATACAAACTCAATACGAGTGCTGAAAATTTTGATCCGGTAAAATTTAAAAAAGCCGGAGAAAAACCATTGCAATCAGCAGCAGTACTTGCAATATGTATCCAAAGAAGTCCTGCAACCCTAATACCGGAATGGGAAGAAACAGCAGCACTGGCATGTGCAGTTCAAAATATTTGGTTGAGTTGTACCGCATTAGGAATTGGATCTTATTGGAGCAGTCCGGATGCCATCCATCATATGAAGGAATTTCTGAGTTTATCAGAAAATGAATTTTGCCTGGGTTTGTTTTTTATGGGTTGGTCGGATTATGAAGCTCCGGTTCCAAATAGAAAACCGTTGTCAGAAATTTTAAGGAAAATGGGATAA
- a CDS encoding metal ABC transporter ATP-binding protein encodes MYSIEINGLSVAYEHKRVLSNIYLKIEPGFIYGLIGPNGAGKSTLFKSILKEVEPNAGEIKILGSVSKDMLTKIAYVPQRDEVDWQFPATVYDIVSMGRFPHKRLLDRLNTTDRTIILEALDQLDIMKLKDRQIGELSGGQQQRVFLARALCQQSEILLMDEPFVGVDIKTENKIIDILKDLVSKGKTVLVVHHDLDSVMMYFDRVILINQKLMAYGDTKTVFTKENISATYSSQSNLLQFLKTDSF; translated from the coding sequence ATGTATTCAATTGAAATCAATGGCTTATCAGTTGCCTACGAACACAAGCGGGTTCTCAGCAATATTTATTTAAAAATCGAACCTGGTTTTATTTATGGTTTAATTGGTCCAAACGGGGCAGGAAAATCAACTCTTTTTAAGTCAATTTTAAAAGAAGTCGAACCGAATGCAGGAGAAATAAAAATCTTAGGTTCTGTGTCAAAAGACATGCTGACTAAAATCGCGTATGTCCCTCAACGGGATGAGGTAGATTGGCAATTTCCTGCAACTGTTTACGATATTGTTTCTATGGGGAGATTTCCACATAAACGTCTTTTAGACCGACTCAATACAACTGACCGAACCATTATTCTTGAAGCATTGGATCAACTGGATATCATGAAACTCAAAGATCGCCAGATCGGAGAGTTATCGGGTGGTCAACAACAACGGGTTTTTTTAGCAAGAGCATTATGTCAGCAATCTGAGATCCTCTTAATGGATGAACCTTTTGTTGGGGTTGATATCAAGACAGAAAATAAAATCATTGATATTTTAAAAGATCTCGTTTCAAAAGGGAAAACTGTCTTAGTGGTGCACCATGATCTGGACAGTGTAATGATGTATTTTGATCGGGTCATTTTGATCAATCAAAAATTGATGGCCTATGGAGATACCAAAACCGTGTTTACAAAAGAAAATATTTCTGCCACCTATTCGAGTCAATCCAATTTATTGCAATTCTTAAAAACGGATTCATTTTAA
- a CDS encoding ROK family protein has protein sequence MSDLLWGIDLGGTKIEGVAIEINPELKVVERLRVPTEADQGYDHILSQIKKLIKQIGEKTNSYPAFLGIGTPGIVDQETHLIKNSNTLGLIGRPMKEDLENLLGIKVTMANDANCFAMAEAQLGAVPDYVKNPEVVFGVIMGTGVGSGIVVNGKVIHGKHGIGGEWGHNVLDESGDLCYCGKKGCVETFISGPSCERHYEKLSGEKIKMAEVYARYLQGDHFAVETMERFVYYFGKAVAVVINIIDPEIIVFGGGLGNLDILYNQGREEVRKYIFNYELKTLFVKPKLGDSAGVIGAALL, from the coding sequence ATGTCAGATTTACTTTGGGGAATTGATTTGGGCGGAACAAAAATTGAAGGGGTTGCGATTGAAATAAATCCCGAATTAAAAGTGGTTGAAAGATTGCGTGTCCCAACAGAAGCAGATCAGGGTTATGATCACATCTTATCTCAGATAAAAAAGCTAATTAAACAAATTGGTGAAAAGACAAATTCATATCCAGCTTTTCTTGGTATAGGGACTCCAGGCATTGTAGATCAGGAAACCCATCTCATTAAAAATAGTAATACGCTTGGTTTGATTGGCAGACCAATGAAAGAAGATCTTGAAAATCTTTTGGGTATAAAAGTTACGATGGCAAACGACGCAAACTGTTTTGCAATGGCTGAAGCACAATTGGGTGCCGTACCGGATTATGTTAAAAATCCGGAAGTCGTTTTCGGTGTTATCATGGGTACAGGTGTTGGAAGTGGCATTGTGGTCAATGGCAAAGTAATTCATGGCAAACACGGAATCGGTGGAGAATGGGGTCATAATGTGTTGGATGAAAGCGGTGATTTGTGCTATTGCGGCAAAAAAGGCTGTGTTGAAACGTTTATTTCCGGGCCGTCTTGTGAACGACATTATGAAAAACTCAGTGGTGAAAAAATAAAAATGGCAGAAGTCTATGCACGATATCTACAAGGAGATCATTTTGCAGTAGAAACCATGGAGCGATTCGTCTATTATTTTGGCAAAGCAGTTGCAGTAGTAATTAATATCATTGATCCAGAAATTATTGTATTTGGCGGTGGATTGGGAAATTTAGATATACTTTATAACCAGGGCCGTGAAGAAGTCAGAAAATATATTTTCAACTACGAATTGAAAACACTCTTTGTAAAACCCAAACTCGGTGACAGTGCCGGGGTTATTGGAGCCGCTTTGCTTTAA
- a CDS encoding metal-dependent transcriptional regulator, which yields MFTQAEENYLKAIYKITQNTADQTVNTKAIADELGTTSASVTDMIKKLTDKSLLSYEKYYGVSLTKEGQKMAIKLLRKHRLWEVFLHDKLGFNWDEVHEVAEQLEHIQSLLLIERLDAFLDYPKFDPHGDPIPNENGNFTYRNQVSLSSIKESGKQLTMLGVKRHHSEFLKYLDSIHLKPGAQLKILSIQEYDQSIKLRVEDRDEILITQQVSQDILVKP from the coding sequence ATGTTTACCCAGGCTGAAGAAAATTACCTGAAAGCAATCTATAAAATTACTCAAAATACTGCTGATCAAACAGTTAACACAAAGGCCATTGCAGATGAGTTGGGTACAACCAGCGCATCAGTAACGGACATGATTAAGAAACTAACAGACAAATCGCTCTTAAGTTATGAAAAATATTACGGGGTTAGTTTGACCAAAGAGGGTCAGAAAATGGCCATCAAGTTGTTGCGGAAGCATCGCTTATGGGAAGTGTTCCTTCATGACAAATTGGGATTTAATTGGGATGAGGTCCATGAAGTTGCCGAACAATTGGAGCACATTCAATCTCTGTTATTGATTGAGCGCCTGGATGCATTTCTGGATTATCCCAAATTTGATCCCCATGGAGATCCCATTCCCAATGAAAATGGAAATTTTACCTATCGCAATCAGGTTAGTTTGTCTTCAATCAAAGAATCCGGTAAACAACTAACCATGTTGGGTGTAAAACGACACCATTCCGAATTTTTAAAATACCTGGATAGCATTCACTTAAAACCCGGCGCCCAACTTAAAATTTTAAGTATCCAGGAATACGATCAATCGATCAAACTTCGTGTAGAAGACCGGGATGAAATTTTAATAACGCAACAAGTTTCCCAGGATATTTTAGTAAAACCTTGA
- a CDS encoding type IX secretion system membrane protein PorP/SprF produces MKQNLNLAVFLVSSLFCSSLFSQDLHFTQYEFAPIHVNPANTGGFFGTFRLSGIYRDQGASIGSAGSLYRTPLFGMDVNFGFAFRAKDWTSLAISFFQDRTGEINLGKGGFLASGAYHLGIGKGDLAIGAQFGGVSLNAKNPEKANFWMN; encoded by the coding sequence ATGAAACAAAACCTTAATCTGGCTGTATTTCTGGTAAGTTCGCTGTTCTGTTCAAGTCTGTTTTCTCAAGATTTGCACTTTACGCAGTATGAATTTGCCCCTATTCATGTAAATCCGGCCAATACCGGAGGTTTTTTTGGAACGTTTAGATTAAGTGGCATCTACCGCGACCAGGGCGCTTCTATTGGAAGTGCGGGTTCTTTATACCGAACGCCGCTCTTTGGAATGGATGTCAATTTTGGCTTTGCATTCCGTGCAAAAGACTGGACCTCGTTGGCGATTTCGTTTTTTCAGGATCGTACCGGTGAAATTAATCTTGGAAAAGGTGGATTTCTAGCATCCGGAGCCTATCACCTTGGAATTGGAAAAGGGGATTTAGCAATTGGAGCACAATTTGGAGGAGTTAGCTTAAATGCTAAGAATCCAGAAAAAGCAAATTTTTGGATGAATTAG
- a CDS encoding zinc ABC transporter substrate-binding protein gives MNLKHEKISIYLFLLCVFSALDAKPKILATASMWADMSRVIGGAYIDVETIVPIGSDPHLYEPTPNDVRKVNEADLIFINGFTFEGWLQKLINSSGTKAKSVIITEGISPITNPHFKNSTDPHAWMDALHGIIYAEHIAKSLIAFDPEHAANYQSNFEAYKKNWKHCINTSSIK, from the coding sequence ATGAATTTAAAACATGAAAAAATAAGCATATATCTTTTTTTATTGTGCGTTTTCAGTGCACTTGATGCAAAACCAAAAATTCTGGCTACCGCTTCTATGTGGGCTGATATGTCGCGTGTTATTGGAGGCGCCTACATTGATGTAGAAACAATCGTTCCGATTGGATCAGATCCTCATTTGTATGAACCTACTCCAAATGATGTACGCAAAGTCAATGAAGCCGACCTGATTTTTATTAATGGATTTACATTTGAAGGTTGGCTTCAAAAATTAATTAATTCTTCCGGAACCAAAGCAAAATCTGTAATTATTACTGAAGGGATAAGTCCCATCACCAATCCACATTTTAAAAATTCTACCGATCCACATGCCTGGATGGACGCTTTGCATGGAATTATTTATGCCGAACACATTGCCAAATCCTTGATTGCATTTGACCCTGAACATGCAGCAAACTATCAAAGTAATTTTGAAGCATATAAAAAGAATTGGAAGCATTGCATCAATACATCCTCGATAAAATAA
- a CDS encoding zinc ABC transporter substrate-binding protein, which translates to MEALHQYILDKINSIPPQQRILITSHDAFHYFGNRYGLQVESLIGTSTEADVQTGDFMRVNQLIKDRNIPAIFIESTINPKLMEQISRENNISIGGKLFADSLGDENSPANTYINLLKNNANTIADALSKNPVATNLNKSGEKSKTSIWFFLIPFAIIALALFVVLKKRSN; encoded by the coding sequence TTGGAAGCATTGCATCAATACATCCTCGATAAAATAAATTCCATTCCACCGCAGCAACGAATTTTAATTACCTCGCACGATGCCTTTCATTATTTTGGAAATCGCTATGGATTGCAAGTAGAATCTCTTATCGGGACTTCAACTGAAGCGGATGTTCAAACCGGTGATTTTATGCGGGTCAATCAGCTGATTAAAGATCGTAACATTCCTGCAATTTTTATTGAAAGTACCATCAATCCAAAATTAATGGAACAAATCAGTCGTGAAAACAATATCAGCATCGGAGGAAAGTTATTTGCAGATTCTCTGGGAGATGAAAATAGTCCTGCAAATACGTATATTAATTTATTAAAAAACAATGCCAATACCATTGCAGATGCTTTGAGTAAGAATCCGGTAGCGACCAACCTCAATAAGTCTGGTGAAAAATCAAAAACCAGCATTTGGTTTTTTCTGATACCCTTTGCAATCATTGCGTTGGCACTTTTTGTAGTTTTGAAAAAAAGATCGAACTGA
- a CDS encoding OmpA family protein — protein MNASYTEASEEFKKYIESGADENLKMLSQNELKGIELLATLKEDLSLEVKNAGNVINTPENQNGPVTDNTGVLYFSSLEGKTAKASAKDAKSGGEGKESKDEKKEEPKEESDFSLVYSSSYTEGKGWDKPAALGELINRVGYHTANVSFSKDGNTMYFTRTISDGGHMEESKVYVSTRTATDWSPALEVKGVNGDYLVRHPGEGELYGAKVLVFSANIPGGKGGFDLYYSNKISDTEFSAPVSLASLNTPGDDICPFMHEGSLFFSSDYWPGLGGFDIFKSKWNGSDWSTPENMGLPVNSSTDDLFYKLSPSGDRAYLTSNRPDAQSKSLKSKTCCDDIYFISKRKLVIDLTTVVIDEKKKPIKGATAQLIEFTGGKEGTAQSKTSSESNEISHLLDKDKAYKVVVTKDGYFPEEFSVNTVGIEKDQSIKKQVVLRVMPPESDVEIITINEPIRLNNIYYDFDDDKILPDAEKDLKVLKDLMDKYPDMVIELSSHTDSRGDDAYNEKLSQRRANSAKKFLLSKGIVSARIVAKGYGEEKILNQCTNGEDCTEEEHRFNRRSEFKIIAGPTSIEIKKEVLNKKSKPAKK, from the coding sequence ATGAATGCATCTTATACGGAGGCTTCGGAAGAATTTAAAAAGTATATTGAATCCGGTGCAGATGAGAATTTGAAAATGTTATCTCAAAATGAATTAAAAGGGATCGAGTTATTGGCTACCCTAAAAGAAGATCTCAGCTTAGAAGTTAAAAACGCAGGAAATGTCATCAACACGCCTGAAAATCAAAACGGACCCGTAACGGATAATACCGGAGTATTGTATTTTAGTTCATTGGAAGGAAAAACAGCTAAGGCATCTGCAAAAGATGCAAAATCCGGAGGTGAAGGCAAAGAAAGTAAAGATGAAAAGAAAGAAGAACCCAAAGAAGAATCTGATTTTTCATTGGTTTATAGCAGCAGTTATACAGAAGGCAAGGGCTGGGATAAACCGGCTGCTTTAGGTGAATTAATCAATCGGGTGGGCTACCATACCGCCAATGTAAGTTTTTCAAAAGATGGCAATACGATGTATTTTACCCGTACGATATCCGATGGGGGTCATATGGAAGAAAGCAAAGTGTATGTTTCAACACGAACAGCAACAGACTGGAGTCCAGCACTGGAAGTAAAAGGCGTCAATGGAGACTATCTGGTACGTCATCCTGGTGAAGGAGAACTGTATGGAGCCAAAGTTTTAGTGTTTTCAGCAAATATTCCTGGGGGCAAAGGCGGGTTTGATTTATACTACTCCAATAAAATAAGTGATACCGAATTTTCTGCTCCTGTAAGTTTGGCCAGTTTAAATACACCGGGCGATGATATATGCCCTTTTATGCACGAAGGCAGCTTGTTTTTTAGTTCAGATTATTGGCCAGGTCTGGGTGGATTTGATATTTTTAAAAGCAAATGGAATGGATCGGATTGGTCAACACCGGAAAACATGGGGCTTCCAGTAAATTCCAGTACGGATGATCTTTTTTACAAACTAAGTCCTTCCGGAGATCGCGCATATCTTACATCCAATCGGCCAGATGCACAATCCAAATCATTAAAAAGCAAAACTTGTTGTGATGATATTTATTTTATCAGCAAACGCAAACTGGTTATTGATTTAACAACGGTGGTAATCGATGAGAAGAAAAAACCGATTAAGGGAGCCACTGCCCAGTTGATCGAATTTACCGGTGGAAAAGAAGGCACTGCCCAATCTAAAACCAGTTCGGAATCGAACGAAATTTCTCATCTATTGGATAAAGACAAAGCATACAAAGTGGTTGTCACAAAAGATGGTTATTTTCCAGAAGAGTTTTCTGTCAATACAGTGGGCATTGAAAAAGATCAGAGCATTAAAAAGCAAGTCGTTTTACGTGTAATGCCACCTGAATCAGATGTTGAAATTATTACCATCAACGAACCAATCCGATTGAATAATATTTATTATGATTTTGATGATGATAAAATATTACCGGATGCAGAGAAAGATTTAAAAGTGTTGAAGGACTTAATGGATAAATATCCGGATATGGTCATTGAATTGAGTTCGCACACCGATTCCAGAGGAGATGATGCGTATAATGAAAAATTGTCGCAGCGCCGTGCAAATTCTGCCAAGAAATTTTTATTGTCTAAAGGCATTGTTTCAGCCCGGATTGTAGCCAAAGGATACGGCGAAGAAAAAATATTAAATCAGTGTACCAATGGGGAAGATTGTACAGAAGAAGAACACCGGTTCAACAGACGATCTGAATTTAAAATTATCGCTGGACCAACCAGTATAGAAATTAAGAAAGAAGTATTAAATAAGAAATCAAAACCTGCTAAGAAGTAG
- a CDS encoding type IX secretion system membrane protein PorP/SprF encodes MDELDSGASSSPDDSKLQSGKANYQDISGGLVFTTPISAKKHLFKVGLSSAHITQPNFSLSGGTGSYKLKMLWSAHGSLEYHLNEKVDLTPMFWLRNLDKFNETVAQCMASYLFNVEKKVRLNAGLGYRFGDALQIMAGMNYGKIKAQIGYDKTVSDLTKAQDPSGFGAIELGIMYTGNITKKPNPKPKVFCPRF; translated from the coding sequence TTGGATGAATTAGATTCTGGAGCATCCAGTTCTCCGGATGATTCTAAATTGCAATCCGGTAAAGCAAATTATCAAGATATTTCCGGTGGCTTGGTTTTTACAACACCCATTTCAGCTAAAAAACATTTATTTAAAGTAGGATTGTCGTCTGCGCATATTACACAACCTAATTTTAGCTTATCCGGCGGAACGGGTTCTTATAAATTAAAAATGCTTTGGTCTGCACATGGATCTTTAGAATATCACCTCAATGAAAAAGTGGATTTAACACCCATGTTTTGGTTGAGAAATCTGGATAAATTTAATGAAACGGTGGCGCAATGTATGGCCAGTTATTTATTTAATGTTGAAAAGAAAGTTCGTCTGAATGCCGGTCTTGGATATCGGTTTGGTGATGCACTCCAAATCATGGCTGGAATGAACTATGGTAAAATTAAAGCACAAATCGGCTATGATAAAACGGTCTCCGATTTGACAAAAGCGCAGGATCCATCTGGTTTTGGTGCTATCGAATTGGGGATTATGTACACGGGCAACATTACTAAAAAGCCAAATCCTAAGCCTAAAGTTTTCTGCCCACGTTTTTAA
- a CDS encoding CotH kinase family protein, producing MYLSSNMKCIFTFLLLIALRINSQSFYAPNQIQELKIYFPYSNWDQKLDSLRAADSDARLLATKVLLNGISFDSVGIRYKGNSSYNPTRAKNPFNIKLDYILDQKYEGYNTLKLSSGFMDPSFLREVLGYQIARQYLPAPKANFINIYVNDVLLGLYTNVEDVDNAFLSNHFYSTTGSFFQCDRADKQVQLPGTCPPGMTGSALKYVSPDSECYANSYEKESASGWKEFISMMQVLGQNVSNIESLLDVDRALWMLALNNFYVNLDSYSGSGHNYLVYQNAIGRFNTIPWDFNEFFGAFTNAGTGTSLNVLQMQQLDPLLHLTNSERPLISKLFSIPKFKKRYLAHLYTILEEAKASNGYESDGLAYQNLIASSVANDKNKFFTDAAFRSNLYSDYSVGTGMAKTYPGLISLTNARINYLNSHVALNVIKPVISEISNSPSVLVLNSPVTISARIQNRTAASLFYRFDKTEKFIELPMYDDGLHLDGAAGDGIYAATMNIGNHLNIQYYLYAENEFIASVSPVRAEYEFYNLNVSVTNIPAGALRINELMASNTDFVADESGNFEDWIELYNATDSEIKCLGLYFSDNADNKLKWAFPDTSIPAKSYLIIWADEDGKDPGLHANFKLAKSGEQVYISNSDSSLVDSISFPEIPDNQSYAYCPINWITTSLPSFNKENTCVVLTKDLKYNGYRIYPNPFVESIVLKIANDKLFSFQLINSVGQHVINSNNDLQGQSEFEFSTNTLPSGLYYFHIRIGNQRFTEKIIKL from the coding sequence ATGTACTTATCTTCCAATATGAAATGCATCTTCACTTTCCTCCTATTAATTGCTTTAAGGATAAATTCACAGTCATTTTACGCCCCCAATCAAATCCAGGAATTAAAAATATATTTTCCGTATTCCAATTGGGATCAAAAACTGGATTCATTGCGTGCTGCTGATTCAGATGCCCGATTGTTAGCTACAAAAGTCTTACTCAATGGAATTTCCTTTGACAGTGTGGGTATTCGATACAAAGGAAACAGCAGTTACAATCCAACACGTGCTAAAAATCCGTTTAATATTAAATTAGATTATATTCTTGATCAAAAATATGAAGGCTACAATACACTCAAACTTTCCAGCGGATTTATGGATCCTAGTTTTTTAAGAGAAGTATTGGGTTATCAAATTGCACGTCAATATTTGCCTGCGCCTAAAGCTAATTTTATCAATATTTATGTGAATGATGTTTTATTAGGACTCTACACCAATGTCGAAGATGTGGACAATGCCTTTTTATCAAATCATTTCTATTCAACAACAGGTTCATTTTTTCAATGCGACCGGGCTGACAAACAGGTTCAATTGCCTGGCACCTGTCCGCCGGGAATGACCGGATCTGCTTTAAAATATGTTAGTCCTGACTCCGAATGTTATGCAAACAGTTACGAAAAAGAATCTGCCTCCGGTTGGAAAGAATTTATTTCAATGATGCAAGTTCTGGGGCAAAATGTTTCAAACATCGAATCCTTACTGGATGTTGACCGTGCCTTATGGATGCTGGCGCTCAATAATTTTTATGTCAACCTGGATAGCTATTCCGGTTCCGGACACAATTATTTGGTGTATCAAAATGCCATTGGACGTTTTAATACCATTCCCTGGGACTTCAATGAATTTTTTGGCGCATTTACCAATGCCGGTACAGGCACTTCACTTAACGTATTGCAAATGCAACAATTGGATCCTTTGCTTCATCTTACAAATTCAGAAAGACCTTTGATTTCGAAATTATTCTCCATTCCAAAATTTAAGAAACGCTACCTGGCACACTTATACACAATACTCGAAGAAGCAAAAGCAAGCAATGGATACGAATCAGATGGTTTAGCTTACCAAAATTTGATTGCATCGTCTGTTGCAAATGATAAGAATAAGTTTTTTACAGATGCAGCCTTCCGTTCCAATTTGTACTCAGATTATTCAGTAGGTACCGGAATGGCAAAAACTTATCCGGGTTTAATTTCATTGACCAATGCGCGTATCAATTATTTAAATTCTCATGTTGCATTAAACGTTATTAAACCGGTTATTTCAGAAATTTCAAATAGCCCATCGGTTCTTGTATTAAATTCACCAGTGACCATATCAGCAAGAATACAAAACCGCACAGCCGCCTCTCTATTTTACCGCTTTGATAAAACAGAAAAATTTATCGAACTTCCCATGTACGATGATGGTTTGCATTTGGATGGCGCTGCCGGCGATGGTATTTATGCCGCCACCATGAATATTGGAAATCATTTGAATATCCAATATTATTTGTATGCAGAAAATGAATTCATCGCAAGTGTTTCACCGGTTCGTGCAGAATATGAATTTTACAATTTAAACGTTTCGGTAACAAATATTCCAGCTGGTGCTTTGCGTATAAACGAACTTATGGCTTCAAATACAGATTTTGTAGCGGATGAATCTGGTAATTTTGAAGATTGGATTGAATTATACAATGCCACTGATTCAGAAATCAAATGCTTAGGTTTATATTTTTCAGACAATGCAGATAATAAATTAAAATGGGCTTTTCCTGATACCAGCATTCCTGCCAAATCTTATTTGATTATATGGGCAGATGAAGATGGTAAAGATCCCGGACTGCATGCAAATTTTAAATTGGCTAAATCCGGCGAACAAGTTTATATTTCTAATTCCGACAGCAGCCTGGTTGATTCAATTAGTTTCCCGGAAATTCCAGATAATCAGTCGTATGCTTATTGTCCAATTAACTGGATTACAACCAGCCTTCCCAGTTTCAATAAAGAAAATACCTGCGTGGTTTTAACCAAAGATTTAAAATATAACGGATACAGAATTTATCCTAATCCATTTGTTGAATCCATCGTTTTAAAAATAGCGAATGACAAACTTTTTTCATTTCAACTAATCAATTCAGTAGGACAGCATGTTATAAATTCAAATAACGACTTGCAAGGCCAAAGCGAATTTGAATTTTCTACTAATACATTACCAAGTGGTTTGTATTATTTTCATATTCGAATCGGGAATCAACGGTTTACCGAAAAAATAATTAAACTGTAG
- a CDS encoding ribose-phosphate pyrophosphokinase produces MQDVKLFSGTSSHYLAESIADYYGYSLGKLDLQRFSDGEMQPVINESVRGMFVFFIQSTHAPSENLFELLLMIDAAKRASANYISAVIPYFGYARQDRKDKPRVPISAKLVANLLQAAGANRIMTMDLHADQIQGFFDIPVDHLKSEAIFMPYLEGNLNNNVVFACADVGGVKRARAYSKHFGRDLVICDKYRKKANEVEGITVIGDVKDREVILIDDIVDTAGTLGKAAQALIDKGAVKIRSICTHAVLSGKAIETIEASRIDEMIVTDSIPLKKLSPKIKVLSSAKLFAKAIRNTHEHRSIEALFVDK; encoded by the coding sequence ATGCAGGACGTTAAATTGTTTTCAGGTACTTCTTCCCATTATCTTGCGGAGAGTATTGCCGATTATTACGGCTATTCATTGGGTAAATTGGATCTTCAACGCTTTAGCGATGGGGAAATGCAGCCAGTCATTAATGAATCTGTACGGGGTATGTTTGTGTTTTTTATCCAATCAACCCATGCCCCTTCAGAAAATTTATTTGAATTGTTGTTGATGATTGATGCAGCAAAGCGGGCCAGTGCCAATTATATCTCAGCGGTTATACCTTATTTTGGTTATGCCCGTCAGGATCGGAAGGATAAACCGCGGGTACCGATCTCTGCCAAACTGGTTGCAAATTTATTACAAGCGGCCGGAGCCAACCGCATCATGACCATGGATTTACATGCAGATCAGATTCAGGGATTTTTTGACATTCCGGTAGATCACCTAAAATCCGAAGCCATTTTTATGCCTTATCTGGAAGGCAATCTCAATAATAATGTTGTTTTTGCATGTGCGGATGTAGGAGGAGTAAAACGGGCCAGAGCCTATTCCAAACATTTTGGACGCGACCTGGTAATTTGTGATAAATACCGTAAAAAAGCCAATGAGGTCGAAGGAATTACCGTCATAGGCGACGTCAAAGACCGGGAAGTAATCCTCATTGATGATATTGTAGATACCGCCGGCACGCTTGGAAAAGCTGCGCAAGCTTTGATTGACAAAGGGGCTGTTAAAATCAGATCTATTTGTACCCATGCCGTATTATCTGGCAAAGCAATAGAAACCATCGAAGCATCCCGAATTGATGAAATGATCGTCACCGATTCAATACCCCTTAAAAAACTAAGTCCGAAAATTAAAGTCCTGAGTTCAGCAAAGTTGTTTGCAAAAGCCATTCGAAATACGCATGAGCATCGATCCATTGAGGCATTGTTTGTAGATAAATAG
- a CDS encoding SET domain-containing protein-lysine N-methyltransferase has protein sequence MQRIPGLYVAKVRNKGRGVFSADDISSGSIIEVCPVIRIPPDEVDIIHETELHDYYFVWGDHDEEAAIALGYGSLYNHSYKPNAEYVFDVASDSIEVFALKDIPAGKEITFNYHGDPDCKDELWFDKTGKRVKRIKPN, from the coding sequence ATGCAAAGAATACCGGGTCTCTATGTTGCGAAAGTCCGAAATAAAGGACGGGGAGTATTTAGCGCGGATGATATCAGTTCCGGCTCCATTATTGAGGTCTGTCCTGTAATTCGGATACCACCGGATGAAGTAGACATTATCCACGAAACTGAATTACACGATTATTACTTTGTTTGGGGAGATCACGACGAAGAAGCCGCCATCGCCTTGGGTTACGGTTCTCTATACAATCACTCGTATAAACCCAATGCAGAATATGTGTTTGATGTAGCCAGTGATTCAATAGAAGTATTTGCATTAAAAGATATCCCAGCCGGAAAAGAAATCACCTTCAACTATCATGGCGATCCGGATTGCAAAGATGAATTGTGGTTTGATAAAACAGGTAAGCGGGTGAAGCGGATTAAACCAAATTAA